From Geomonas agri, one genomic window encodes:
- a CDS encoding ABC-F family ATP-binding cassette domain-containing protein: protein MIHLSNITKQHGSQVLFRDASFQILPGSRSGLVGPNGAGKTSLFRIITGEEEVDAGDITVAKKTTIGYFSQNIGEMAGRSALDEVMAVSADTVRLAGELKQMEEQMGLPMSDDDMAALLERYGVAMEEFEHRGGYDLDSRAKEVLTGLGIGPDRFHNPVESFSGGWRMRVALAGILTLQPDVLLLDEPTNHLDVESIIWLEEWIANEYKGALLMTSHDRDFMNRVVNRIVEVANKTVTTYGGNYDFYERERDIRREQLLASYKRQQEMLAKEEEFIARFAARASHAAQVQSRVKKIDKIERIEIPPEERVVKFEFATPPRSGDDVVVMDNLGKSWLNPDGSVHPIFSGVTGVIKRLSKIAVVGVNGAGKSTFLKTIAGHTDATEGNVNLGANVELGYFSQHAMEILDPKKTIFETVQDVIPLATIGVIRNLLGAFLFQGDDVDKRIENLSGGEKSRVVLATLLARPVNFLVLDEPTNHLDIRSREILLDALENFQGTVILVSHDRHFLRKLVDRVIEVDHGEMRLYEGNYDYYLSKTVHA from the coding sequence ATGATCCATCTGTCCAACATAACGAAACAGCACGGCTCGCAGGTCCTGTTCCGCGACGCCAGCTTCCAGATACTGCCCGGTAGTCGCTCCGGCCTGGTCGGCCCCAACGGCGCGGGCAAGACCTCGCTCTTCAGGATCATCACCGGCGAGGAAGAGGTTGATGCCGGTGATATCACCGTCGCCAAGAAAACTACCATCGGTTACTTTTCGCAGAACATCGGCGAAATGGCGGGACGCTCGGCGCTGGACGAGGTGATGGCGGTCTCCGCGGATACGGTGCGCCTGGCCGGGGAACTGAAGCAGATGGAGGAGCAGATGGGGCTCCCCATGTCCGACGACGACATGGCGGCTCTCCTGGAGCGCTACGGCGTCGCCATGGAAGAGTTCGAGCATCGCGGCGGCTACGATCTCGACTCGCGCGCCAAGGAGGTCCTGACTGGCCTCGGCATCGGCCCGGACCGCTTCCACAACCCGGTCGAGTCCTTCAGCGGCGGCTGGCGCATGCGCGTTGCCCTGGCCGGAATCCTGACCCTGCAGCCCGACGTGCTCCTTTTGGACGAGCCGACCAACCACCTCGATGTCGAGTCCATTATCTGGCTCGAGGAGTGGATCGCTAACGAGTACAAGGGCGCGCTCCTGATGACCAGCCACGACCGTGACTTTATGAACCGCGTCGTGAACCGCATCGTCGAGGTGGCCAACAAGACCGTCACCACCTACGGCGGCAACTACGATTTCTACGAGAGGGAGCGCGACATCCGGCGCGAGCAGCTCCTGGCGAGCTACAAGCGCCAGCAGGAGATGCTGGCCAAGGAAGAGGAGTTCATCGCCCGCTTCGCCGCACGTGCCTCGCACGCGGCGCAGGTGCAGTCCCGGGTGAAGAAGATCGACAAGATCGAGCGCATCGAGATCCCGCCCGAGGAGCGCGTGGTCAAGTTCGAGTTCGCCACCCCCCCCAGGAGCGGCGACGATGTCGTCGTCATGGACAACCTGGGCAAGAGCTGGCTGAACCCCGACGGCAGTGTGCATCCCATCTTCTCCGGCGTGACCGGGGTCATCAAGCGCCTGAGCAAGATCGCCGTGGTCGGTGTCAACGGCGCCGGCAAATCGACCTTCCTGAAGACCATCGCCGGCCATACAGACGCCACCGAGGGGAACGTTAACCTGGGCGCCAACGTCGAGCTCGGCTACTTCAGCCAGCACGCCATGGAGATCCTCGATCCCAAGAAGACCATCTTCGAGACGGTGCAGGATGTTATCCCGCTGGCCACCATCGGGGTGATCCGCAACCTCTTGGGCGCCTTCCTGTTCCAGGGGGACGACGTCGACAAGAGGATCGAGAACCTCTCCGGCGGCGAGAAGAGCCGCGTGGTGTTGGCGACGCTTTTGGCGCGCCCGGTGAACTTCCTGGTGCTGGACGAGCCCACCAACCATCTGGACATCCGTTCCCGTGAGATCCTCCTCGATGCGCTGGAGAACTTCCAGGGGACCGTCATCCTGGTGAGCCACGACCGTCACTTCCTGCGTAAGCTCGTCGACCGGGTCATCGAAGTGGATCACGGCGAGATGCGTCTCTATGAGGGGAATTACGATTACTACCTTTCCAAGACGGTACATGCCTGA
- a CDS encoding YggS family pyridoxal phosphate-dependent enzyme: MGEVSEHLREIRERIAQAALRAGRDPGAVHLVAVSKTKPAAAIAEAFACGQVIFGENYVQELVAKQSELPAEISWHFIGSLQSNKVRQIAGKVDLVHSVDRLSLAREIDRQWGTLGKVCDILVQVNISREETKGGTSSDELLDLVREVAQLPNLKVKGLMTMPPFFDDPEAARPYFRKLRELADEVRRAAIPGVEMQELSMGMSGDFEAAIEEGATLVRVGSALFGARQYY; encoded by the coding sequence ATGGGGGAGGTAAGTGAGCATCTCAGGGAGATCCGTGAACGCATCGCGCAAGCCGCTTTAAGGGCAGGGCGCGATCCCGGTGCGGTGCACCTGGTCGCCGTTTCCAAGACCAAACCTGCCGCCGCCATAGCCGAGGCCTTCGCCTGCGGCCAGGTCATCTTCGGCGAGAACTACGTCCAGGAACTGGTGGCGAAGCAATCCGAGCTCCCCGCGGAAATCTCGTGGCATTTCATTGGCAGCCTGCAGAGCAACAAGGTGCGCCAGATCGCCGGCAAGGTCGACCTGGTCCACTCCGTGGACCGCCTGAGCCTGGCGAGAGAGATCGACCGGCAGTGGGGCACTCTCGGCAAGGTGTGCGATATCCTGGTCCAGGTGAACATATCCCGCGAGGAAACCAAGGGGGGTACCAGCAGCGACGAGCTCCTGGACCTGGTGCGCGAGGTGGCGCAACTGCCAAACCTCAAGGTGAAGGGGCTGATGACCATGCCCCCCTTCTTCGACGACCCGGAAGCGGCGCGCCCTTACTTTCGCAAGCTGCGCGAACTGGCCGACGAGGTGAGGCGGGCAGCCATCCCCGGGGTGGAAATGCAGGAATTGAGCATGGGGATGTCCGGCGATTTCGAAGCGGCCATCGAGGAAGGCGCCACACTGGTGCGGGTTGGATCCGCCCTGTTCGGCGCGCGCCAGTACTACTGA
- a CDS encoding Maf family nucleotide pyrophosphatase codes for MSAPTIVLASASPRRSELLESAGISFRVVPADICEDQLPGEEPVDHVLRLSEGKARAAAEMTEGRFFLGADTIVLCDGEIMGKPKDHADAQRMLRKLSGVPHEVVTGFAIYDRDRDDALVEAVRTKVFFKPLHDEEIDAYIATGCPFDKAGGYAIQGGAAHMVQKIDGSYTNVVGLPLCEVVEKLRVLGAL; via the coding sequence ATGTCCGCACCAACCATCGTACTTGCCTCCGCCTCCCCAAGGCGCAGCGAACTCCTTGAATCCGCCGGGATCAGCTTCCGCGTCGTTCCCGCCGACATCTGCGAGGATCAGCTTCCCGGCGAGGAGCCGGTCGATCACGTGCTGCGCCTGTCCGAAGGAAAGGCCCGCGCCGCCGCGGAAATGACCGAAGGCCGCTTCTTCCTGGGCGCGGACACCATCGTCCTTTGCGACGGCGAGATCATGGGCAAACCCAAGGACCATGCCGACGCCCAGCGCATGCTGAGAAAGCTCTCAGGCGTGCCGCACGAGGTGGTCACCGGCTTCGCCATCTACGACCGCGATCGCGACGATGCCCTGGTGGAGGCGGTGCGCACCAAGGTATTTTTCAAGCCGCTGCACGACGAGGAAATCGACGCCTACATCGCCACAGGCTGTCCCTTCGACAAGGCCGGCGGCTACGCCATCCAGGGGGGCGCCGCACACATGGTCCAGAAGATCGACGGCTCCTACACCAACGTGGTCGGGCTGCCTCTGTGCGAGGTGGTCGAGAAACTCAGGGTCCTGGGAGCACTGTAG
- the trmFO gene encoding methylenetetrahydrofolate--tRNA-(uracil(54)-C(5))-methyltransferase (FADH(2)-oxidizing) TrmFO: MTKQITVIGGGLAGCEAAWQAAQRGVKVRLCEMKPGKYSEAHHLPGLSELVCSNSLRGDSLENAVGLLKEELRRLDSLFMEGAEATKVPAGGALAVDRELFSNYITEKIEQHPNIEVVREELTSIPEEGIVVVASGPLTSGPLAQEIGRLAGSYLYFYDAIAPIVAADSIDYDKAFRASRYGKGDGDDYLNCPMDEEQYHSFVKELLAAEKVEPKSFEKVVHFEGCMPIEEMASRGVETLRFGPMKPVGLADPRVGVEPYAVIQLRQENREATMFNLVGFQTKLTWPEQKRIFRMIPGLEQAQFLRLGSMHRNTFINAPELLLATCQLKSDPRILFAGQITGVEGYVESASSGFVAGVNAARLAKGEELIVPPAETAIGALARHITNTEAAHFQPMNVNYGLFPALVGRIKKKEKRGLLAQRGLEALQTWLPKVTG, encoded by the coding sequence ATGACGAAGCAGATCACGGTAATTGGCGGTGGACTGGCCGGATGCGAGGCGGCCTGGCAGGCGGCCCAACGCGGCGTTAAGGTTCGCCTGTGCGAGATGAAGCCCGGCAAGTACTCCGAGGCGCATCACCTCCCCGGGCTCTCCGAACTGGTCTGCTCCAACTCCCTGCGTGGCGATTCGCTGGAGAACGCGGTGGGCCTCTTGAAGGAAGAACTGCGTCGCCTCGACTCGCTCTTCATGGAAGGCGCCGAGGCCACCAAGGTCCCCGCCGGCGGCGCGCTGGCCGTTGATCGAGAACTCTTCTCCAACTACATCACCGAAAAGATCGAACAGCACCCCAACATCGAGGTGGTGCGCGAGGAATTGACCAGCATCCCCGAAGAAGGGATCGTGGTGGTCGCCTCCGGCCCCCTTACCAGCGGCCCGCTCGCCCAAGAAATCGGTCGCCTGGCCGGCAGCTACCTCTACTTCTACGACGCCATCGCCCCCATCGTCGCCGCCGATTCCATCGACTACGACAAGGCCTTCCGCGCCTCCCGCTACGGCAAGGGTGACGGCGACGACTACCTGAACTGCCCCATGGACGAGGAGCAGTACCACAGCTTCGTCAAGGAACTCCTGGCCGCAGAGAAGGTGGAGCCGAAAAGCTTCGAGAAGGTGGTCCACTTCGAGGGGTGCATGCCCATCGAGGAAATGGCGAGCCGCGGTGTGGAGACGCTGCGCTTCGGCCCGATGAAACCGGTGGGGCTCGCCGATCCCCGGGTCGGCGTGGAGCCGTACGCTGTGATACAGCTGCGCCAGGAGAACCGCGAGGCCACCATGTTCAACCTGGTCGGATTCCAGACCAAGCTCACCTGGCCCGAGCAGAAGCGGATCTTCCGGATGATCCCCGGCTTGGAGCAGGCGCAGTTTTTACGCCTGGGCTCCATGCACCGCAACACCTTCATCAATGCGCCGGAGCTCCTTCTGGCCACCTGCCAGTTGAAGAGCGATCCGCGCATCCTCTTTGCCGGGCAGATTACCGGCGTCGAGGGGTACGTGGAATCCGCGTCCAGCGGTTTCGTCGCCGGGGTCAACGCGGCGCGCCTGGCCAAGGGGGAGGAGCTGATCGTCCCTCCGGCCGAAACCGCCATCGGCGCGCTGGCGCGCCACATCACCAATACCGAAGCGGCGCACTTCCAGCCCATGAACGTCAACTACGGGCTCTTCCCGGCGCTGGTCGGGCGCATCAAAAAGAAGGAAAAGCGCGGCCTGCTGGCCCAACGAGGGCTGGAGGCGCTGCAAACGTGGCTGCCTAAGGTAACCGGGTAG
- the topA gene encoding type I DNA topoisomerase codes for MSQNLVIVESPAKAKTIEKFLGPDYKVLASFGHVRALPSKQGSVDVEHDFEPKYAVLPESKKHIDAIKKEMKGISSLLLATDPDREGEAISWHLLAALGLEGKKKVPFDIKRVVFHEITKDAIVHAVQNPRGISEHLVDAQQARSILDYLVGFTLSPFLWKKIRYGLSAGRVQSVALRLICEREKEIQAFKEQEYWTIGAKLETAKKQGLTAALVEAAGKKLGKFDIPNREVAFGLYEKLGGKGEFPKQEGDEGATPLVVKTPANPEYRVDKVTKSERKRSPSPPFTTSTLQQEAARKLGFSAKKTMSTAQKLYEGIDVGEGAVGLITYMRTDSVALSNVALEDARQLITSLYGKEYALEKPRFFKNKSKNAQEAHEAVRPTYISKTPIEVKKFLTSDQFKLYDLIWKRTVACQMAEALLDQTSVEITAGEGYRFRVAGTVIRFAGFMKLYIEGVDDEEEGKEKEGTLPPLAEGDILKLQQLLPERHFTQPPPRYTEATLVKTLEEYGIGRPSTYASIMNTIIERKYARLDKKRFFPEDVGMVVSDLLTNHFNQYVDYNFTANLEEQLDMVSRGEKQWRPLLHEFWGPFINLLKLKEGEVSKSDLTTEATDEVCPECGKPLVVKLGKFGKFFACTGYPECRYIRPLDKETGEVVEPVVSEEVCDKCGSHMLIKDGRFGKYLACSAYPNCKNIQPLVKPKGTGITCTACGKGELIEKKSRFGKLFYSCNRYPECKFALWDLPVQKPCPKCGNPLLVKKVYKREGEFLKCPKEGCDYQSNKE; via the coding sequence ATGTCTCAGAATCTCGTCATAGTCGAGTCTCCCGCCAAGGCGAAGACCATAGAAAAATTTCTCGGCCCCGATTACAAAGTGCTGGCGTCGTTCGGCCACGTGCGCGCGCTCCCCAGCAAGCAGGGGTCCGTGGACGTGGAGCACGATTTCGAGCCCAAGTACGCGGTGCTCCCCGAGAGCAAGAAGCATATCGACGCCATCAAGAAGGAGATGAAGGGTATCTCCTCGCTGCTCCTGGCGACAGACCCCGACCGCGAGGGGGAGGCCATCTCCTGGCACCTCCTGGCGGCGCTCGGGTTGGAGGGTAAGAAGAAGGTCCCCTTCGATATCAAGCGCGTGGTGTTCCACGAGATCACGAAGGACGCCATCGTGCACGCGGTGCAGAATCCCCGCGGCATTTCCGAGCACCTGGTGGACGCGCAGCAGGCGCGCTCGATTCTGGACTACCTGGTCGGCTTCACCCTCTCTCCGTTTTTGTGGAAGAAGATCCGTTACGGCCTCTCCGCCGGGCGCGTGCAGTCGGTCGCGCTGCGACTGATCTGCGAGCGCGAGAAGGAGATCCAGGCCTTCAAGGAGCAGGAATACTGGACCATCGGCGCCAAGCTGGAGACTGCGAAGAAGCAGGGACTCACCGCGGCGCTGGTCGAGGCGGCAGGTAAGAAGCTCGGCAAGTTCGACATCCCCAACCGCGAGGTGGCCTTCGGGCTCTACGAGAAACTGGGCGGCAAGGGTGAATTCCCCAAGCAGGAAGGGGACGAAGGCGCGACGCCGCTCGTGGTAAAGACGCCGGCCAACCCCGAGTACCGCGTCGACAAGGTCACCAAGAGCGAGAGGAAGCGCTCGCCGTCGCCGCCGTTCACCACCTCCACGTTACAGCAGGAGGCGGCCAGGAAGCTCGGCTTCTCCGCCAAGAAGACCATGTCCACCGCGCAAAAGCTCTACGAGGGTATCGACGTCGGGGAAGGCGCGGTCGGTCTCATCACCTACATGCGTACCGACTCCGTGGCGCTCTCCAACGTGGCCCTCGAGGACGCGCGGCAGCTGATCACCTCGCTCTACGGCAAGGAATACGCCCTGGAGAAGCCCCGCTTCTTCAAGAACAAGTCCAAGAACGCCCAGGAGGCGCATGAGGCGGTTCGCCCGACCTACATCTCCAAGACCCCGATCGAGGTGAAGAAGTTCCTCACCTCGGACCAGTTCAAGCTCTACGACCTGATCTGGAAGAGGACCGTGGCCTGCCAGATGGCCGAGGCGCTTTTGGACCAGACCTCCGTCGAGATCACCGCCGGCGAGGGGTACCGTTTCCGCGTGGCCGGCACCGTGATCCGCTTCGCTGGTTTCATGAAGCTCTACATCGAGGGCGTCGACGACGAGGAGGAGGGCAAGGAGAAGGAAGGGACGCTCCCGCCGCTGGCCGAGGGTGACATCCTGAAGCTGCAGCAACTCCTCCCCGAGCGCCACTTCACCCAGCCCCCGCCGCGCTACACCGAGGCGACCCTGGTGAAGACCCTGGAGGAGTACGGCATCGGGCGTCCGTCCACCTATGCCTCCATCATGAACACCATCATCGAGCGCAAGTACGCGCGCCTCGACAAGAAGCGTTTCTTCCCCGAAGACGTGGGGATGGTGGTCTCTGACCTGTTGACCAACCACTTCAACCAATACGTCGACTACAACTTCACCGCGAACCTCGAAGAGCAGCTCGACATGGTGTCCCGCGGCGAGAAGCAGTGGCGGCCGCTCCTGCACGAGTTCTGGGGGCCGTTCATCAACCTCCTGAAGCTGAAGGAAGGGGAGGTGAGCAAGTCCGACCTGACCACCGAGGCCACCGACGAGGTTTGCCCCGAGTGCGGCAAGCCGCTGGTGGTGAAGCTCGGCAAGTTCGGCAAGTTCTTCGCCTGCACCGGCTATCCCGAATGCCGCTACATCCGTCCCCTGGACAAGGAAACCGGCGAGGTGGTCGAGCCCGTGGTTTCCGAGGAAGTCTGCGACAAGTGCGGCAGCCACATGCTGATCAAGGACGGGCGCTTCGGTAAGTACCTCGCCTGCTCCGCGTACCCCAATTGCAAGAACATCCAGCCCCTGGTGAAGCCCAAGGGGACCGGCATCACCTGCACCGCCTGCGGCAAGGGTGAGCTGATCGAGAAGAAGTCCCGTTTCGGAAAGTTGTTCTACTCCTGCAACCGGTATCCCGAGTGCAAGTTCGCGTTGTGGGATCTCCCCGTGCAGAAGCCCTGTCCCAAGTGCGGCAATCCGCTGTTGGTGAAGAAGGTGTACAAGCGCGAGGGCGAGTTCCTCAAGTGTCCCAAGGAAGGGTGCGACTACCAGAGCAACAAGGAGTAG
- the dprA gene encoding DNA-processing protein DprA, with the protein MDHYYWFALKSVPQVGNVTFLRLLAHFGSPERALKASPEELVSVKGVSAATARSIVEHQYGAEAEAECERVRAGGAQVVDILSERYPRLLMQIPDPPPFFYLMGALDGNETAVAMVGSRHASQYGLCTATRLGKELAGQGVTVVSGMARGIDTASHWGCLKAGGRSIAVLGCGVDVIYPPENDTLYRTLCQQGALVSEFPMGTLPLPENFPRRNRIISALAKGVLVVEAGEGSGSLITAQYALEQGREVFAVPGNVTTTGSRGVNGLIKEGAKLVERVEDVLEELGIEPQATHPAEPPPSFPLTPQEAELYALLCQGVLQIDDIIVQSALTAGEVSATLLRLELKGIIIQLPGKRFAVV; encoded by the coding sequence ATGGATCACTACTACTGGTTCGCGCTGAAGTCCGTGCCGCAGGTTGGTAACGTCACCTTCCTGCGGCTTTTGGCGCACTTCGGCTCCCCCGAAAGGGCGCTTAAGGCCTCCCCAGAGGAACTCGTCTCAGTGAAGGGGGTGAGCGCGGCGACCGCCCGTTCCATCGTCGAGCACCAGTACGGCGCCGAGGCCGAGGCCGAATGCGAACGGGTCCGTGCCGGCGGCGCCCAGGTGGTGGACATCCTGTCGGAGCGCTACCCACGCCTTTTGATGCAGATACCCGACCCGCCCCCCTTCTTCTATCTGATGGGGGCGCTCGACGGTAACGAGACCGCGGTGGCCATGGTGGGGTCGCGCCACGCCTCCCAGTACGGCCTGTGCACCGCGACCCGCCTCGGCAAGGAGTTGGCCGGGCAGGGTGTCACGGTGGTTTCCGGCATGGCGCGCGGCATCGACACCGCCAGCCACTGGGGGTGCCTTAAGGCGGGGGGGCGCAGTATCGCTGTCCTCGGCTGCGGCGTCGACGTCATCTACCCGCCGGAAAACGACACCCTGTACCGCACGCTGTGCCAGCAGGGGGCCCTGGTGAGCGAATTTCCCATGGGGACCTTGCCGCTTCCCGAGAACTTCCCCAGGCGTAACCGCATCATCAGCGCCCTCGCCAAGGGGGTGCTGGTGGTCGAGGCGGGGGAGGGGAGCGGGTCGCTGATCACGGCCCAGTACGCGCTGGAGCAGGGGCGGGAGGTGTTTGCCGTCCCGGGCAACGTCACCACGACCGGCAGCCGCGGCGTGAACGGTCTCATCAAAGAGGGAGCCAAGCTGGTGGAGCGGGTCGAGGACGTCCTCGAGGAACTGGGCATCGAGCCACAGGCGACCCATCCCGCGGAGCCGCCCCCATCCTTCCCGCTCACCCCGCAGGAGGCGGAACTGTATGCCCTGCTGTGCCAGGGCGTACTGCAGATTGACGACATCATCGTACAGAGCGCGTTGACAGCCGGCGAGGTTTCCGCTACTTTACTTCGCTTGGAATTGAAAGGGATCATCATCCAGCTTCCCGGCAAGCGCTTTGCGGTCGTCTGA
- a CDS encoding LysM peptidoglycan-binding domain-containing protein, whose protein sequence is MKKHLCLALLFLGLTATAPFAAAQEQPTIYTIVPGDTLWGLSQRFLKDPYYWPNVWANNQAVGNPHFIYPGQKVRIYSDRIEIGPESTAPAVPAPASQELREEPQAVTFTVNGSEGFLIENGTKPSGIVISLHQNREMAGADDIVYTDIGRAQGGNPGDRYQIFKKIGPVSHPVTNVILGQQVMPLGELQLSELEDNASKAIITKSFQEISAGSFLLPYQDRKMTIALKSPDRDLTGYIVQTQTGNTALAVNDVVFLDLGKAQGVQPGNMLYIVRDVVPDQRYANAKIEKLPVEVVGALVVVATGMNSSTAVIVKSVDTVYRGDRVEMKKSR, encoded by the coding sequence ATGAAAAAACACCTCTGTCTGGCACTGCTCTTCCTGGGTCTGACCGCGACTGCACCGTTTGCGGCGGCACAGGAACAACCCACCATCTACACCATCGTCCCCGGCGACACCCTGTGGGGGCTGTCGCAGCGCTTCCTGAAGGACCCCTACTACTGGCCCAACGTCTGGGCCAACAACCAGGCCGTCGGCAACCCCCATTTCATCTATCCCGGCCAGAAGGTGCGCATCTATTCCGACCGCATCGAGATCGGACCTGAGTCCACCGCCCCGGCAGTCCCGGCGCCGGCATCGCAGGAACTGCGCGAAGAGCCGCAAGCGGTGACCTTCACCGTCAACGGCAGCGAAGGCTTCCTGATCGAGAACGGCACGAAGCCGTCTGGAATCGTGATCTCCCTGCACCAGAACCGGGAAATGGCCGGCGCCGACGACATCGTCTATACCGACATCGGGCGCGCCCAGGGGGGCAACCCCGGTGACCGCTACCAGATCTTCAAGAAGATCGGCCCGGTGAGCCATCCGGTCACCAACGTCATCCTCGGGCAGCAGGTTATGCCGCTGGGTGAACTGCAGCTCTCGGAACTCGAGGACAACGCCTCCAAGGCAATCATTACCAAGTCCTTCCAGGAGATCAGCGCAGGCTCCTTCCTGCTTCCTTACCAGGACCGCAAGATGACCATCGCGCTCAAATCCCCTGACCGCGACCTGACCGGCTACATCGTGCAGACCCAGACCGGCAACACCGCCCTGGCGGTGAACGACGTGGTCTTCCTCGACCTGGGCAAGGCGCAAGGGGTGCAGCCGGGCAACATGCTCTACATCGTGCGTGACGTGGTGCCCGACCAGCGCTACGCCAACGCCAAGATCGAGAAGCTCCCGGTCGAGGTGGTCGGGGCGCTGGTGGTGGTGGCCACCGGCATGAACAGCTCCACCGCCGTCATCGTCAAGAGCGTGGACACCGTGTACCGCGGTGACCGCGTGGAGATGAAAAAAAGCAGGTGA
- a CDS encoding peptidase U32 family protein, with the protein MVETQGERVTRPRVKPELLAPAGNMEKLKVAIRYGADAVYLGGKAFGLRNLAGNFTRLELDEAVAYAHAHGVKVYLTVNAFADNDDLPGLERYLSEVADIPFDAFIAADPGVVALIAERYPGRDIHLSTQANTTNWRAARFWQAQGVKRVNLAREMSLDAIRETAQRCDMELEVFIHGAMCISYSGRCLLSSAMTGRDANKGECTQPCRWNYSIVEETRPGEYFPIHEDESGTFIFNSKDLCLIEQLPALVECGVDSLKIEGRMKGIYYAASVIRIYREALDRYWEDPQGYQLKPEWLEELAKVSHRGYTTGFLLGKPRDVDHEYLSCYVRNFEFVALVEKEVEGGVQVVVRNRLQAGDVLEVIGQGAHFTRFTLSAMTDLDGVPLTVAHPNQHVILTGVQGAGEFDLIRREKTG; encoded by the coding sequence ATGGTTGAGACACAGGGAGAGCGGGTAACACGCCCGCGGGTGAAACCGGAGCTTTTGGCACCGGCCGGCAACATGGAGAAGCTGAAGGTGGCAATCCGCTACGGCGCCGACGCCGTCTACCTGGGCGGCAAGGCATTTGGTCTCAGGAACCTGGCCGGCAACTTCACCCGGTTGGAACTGGACGAGGCAGTGGCCTACGCACACGCGCACGGGGTGAAGGTCTACCTCACCGTGAACGCCTTCGCCGACAACGATGACCTTCCGGGCCTGGAGCGCTACCTGTCCGAGGTGGCCGACATCCCCTTCGACGCCTTCATCGCCGCCGATCCCGGCGTGGTGGCTCTCATCGCCGAGCGCTACCCTGGTCGCGACATCCACCTCTCCACCCAGGCCAACACCACCAACTGGCGCGCCGCCCGCTTCTGGCAGGCCCAGGGGGTGAAGCGGGTCAACCTGGCGCGCGAGATGTCCCTCGACGCGATCAGGGAAACGGCGCAGCGCTGCGACATGGAGCTCGAGGTCTTCATCCACGGCGCCATGTGCATCTCTTATTCCGGGCGCTGCCTGCTCTCCTCCGCCATGACCGGGCGCGACGCCAACAAGGGTGAGTGCACCCAGCCCTGCCGCTGGAACTACTCCATCGTCGAGGAGACCCGCCCGGGCGAATACTTCCCAATCCACGAGGACGAAAGCGGCACCTTCATCTTCAACTCCAAGGACCTCTGCCTGATCGAGCAGCTCCCCGCGCTGGTCGAGTGCGGGGTCGACTCGCTGAAGATCGAGGGGCGCATGAAGGGGATCTACTACGCGGCCAGCGTGATCCGCATTTACCGTGAGGCGCTGGACCGCTACTGGGAGGACCCGCAGGGGTACCAGCTCAAGCCGGAGTGGCTCGAGGAACTGGCCAAGGTAAGCCACCGCGGCTACACCACCGGGTTCCTCTTGGGTAAGCCGCGCGACGTGGACCACGAGTACCTCTCCTGTTACGTGCGCAACTTCGAGTTCGTGGCGCTGGTGGAAAAGGAAGTAGAGGGCGGGGTCCAGGTCGTGGTGCGCAACCGGCTCCAGGCGGGCGACGTCCTGGAGGTGATCGGCCAAGGGGCGCACTTCACCCGCTTCACCCTGTCCGCCATGACCGACTTGGACGGGGTCCCGCTCACCGTGGCCCACCCCAACCAGCACGTCATCCTCACCGGGGTGCAGGGCGCCGGCGAGTTCGACCTGATCAGGCGGGAGAAGACGGGGTAG